TTCTTCTGCGACTAAACTTATTTCACCTTTCTCCAGCAAGTCATAAAATGACCTAACTTTTCTTTGCTCATTCCAGTGGTGCATCTTCCATAAGCTTCCAGCAGCCAAGCCAAGTACAGTTGCAATAACTATTTCCTTCACCACACTAGGGCCTTTCAAAGTGGCATGCGCAATCCTATGGCCAGCCATTTGATGCTGAACTTAGTGTAAACTTCTGCAAAATCACCGCAGGGTACAGTTCAACTCACCCATATTAATTTACACATATAAAACCAACAGTCGACTAAATGGTGTTAAATGAAGCATGAAAAGTAGTTAGAAGCAAGTTATACACAACCATACAACAAACTAATGAAGC
This genomic stretch from Nicotiana sylvestris chromosome 9, ASM39365v2, whole genome shotgun sequence harbors:
- the LOC104224683 gene encoding cytochrome c oxidase subunit 5C-2; this encodes MAGHRIAHATLKGPSVVKEIVIATVLGLAAGSLWKMHHWNEQRKVRSFYDLLEKGEISLVAEE